The Arctopsyche grandis isolate Sample6627 chromosome 5, ASM5162203v2, whole genome shotgun sequence genome includes a window with the following:
- the Bdp1 gene encoding transcription factor TFIIIB component B'' homolog Bdp1 — protein sequence MSTRRARIKAVASLPIRKRTVDSKTDSNATKEKDVEKKQLDTEQIPTVNVSSPVVNNVKNESSCDNAVPLENNTAAIEKNDASSNVSKETNHRRRIMKPSINIPNSSKRNKVPDKKEVVKHASKPNISPLKSPRISNVQVEKNIKNDTKILNNSPRISTRSEKTKNGTIDGIIPLVSPVRKEFIDENIVADTNDPTDLSTECDFDPIIPLPSPSKNRPKLKPMPRFAMRRNSFQGSASESEDDLRKTKRDEASAALPIPGNIIQPTATPTSVVRLRNDSICSLPSDSHLHVNLPLTPRQKINRTRVTAAGECRRAAAKKKVLNRFPQNPLTMCDLIYYNPPNNRKLNNNLKKFDKEPIQAKEEPSVNILNNLKKDVQQENIDKTNSMAVPQVKLGPNGEIVIDEQSLVIETTDTVKSRTEISKLSVVYENGYGSGSGLYRRTSRTHDWTDAETLRFYKALNTIGTDFALMLCLFPGRTRKDLKVKFKKEERHNIALVDRALMNPLNFDISELEAELKKEQEDLLKKTKETIKEKIQTKPNNYRKSSAAFRTLECPEKAADEEPKKKRKRSKVENENAVGEIRKSAVPDKNSPQNTTTTDDCMEELPQNVEPGSMVILVKKVPDKPGRNTLQAYVSHVNGDETEMVPVNLEINVLKSIAKEMNILRENEEYELAVDYPVIENDNGHVVLNNEEMLSIADNSEMEIDDTILNDSSIDNYILTGQKVELLSSDTLSSPNIMNLSQT from the exons ATGTCTACTAGACGTGCTCGAATTAAAGCAGTGGCATCATTACCTATAAGGAAAAGAACAGTTGATTCGAAAACGGATAGTAATGCAACCAAAGAAAAAgatgttgaaaaaaaacaacTCGACACAGAGCAGATACCGACAGTAAATGTCTCTTCTCCAGTTgtgaataatgtaaaaaatgaatCTTCCTGTGATAACGCCGTACCGCTTGAAAATAATACTGCTGCTATTGAAAAGAATGATGCATCTAGTAATGTATCGAAGGAAACAAATCACAGACGTAGGATAATGAAACCTTCCATCAATATTCCAAATTCTAGCAAAAGAAATAAAGTTCCAGACAAAAAAGAAGTAGTCAAACATGCATCTAAGCCAAATATATCACCTCTCAAATCCCCTAGAATTTCAAATGTACAAGTggaaaagaatataaaaaacgATACTAAGATTTTGAATAATTCGCCCAGAATTAGCACAAGAAgtgagaaaacaaaaaatggtaCAATTGATGGAATCATTCCTTTAGTATCGCCAGTGAGAAAagaatttattgatgaaaacaTCGTCGCCGATACCAATGACCCGACCGATTTAAGTACGGAATGTGATTTTGACCCAATTATACCTTTGCCCTCGCCGAGTAAGAATCGACCTAAGCTTAAGCCTATGCCACGCTTTGCTATGAGAAGGAATAGTTTTCAG GGCAGTGCCAGTGAGTCGGAAGATGATTTGAGAAAAACTAAACGCGACGAAGCTTCTGCGGCATTGCCCATTCCTGGAAATATAATTCAACCTACAGCCACACCCACTTCTGTAGTTAGATTAAGAAATGATTCCATATGTTCTTTACCATCGGATTCACACTTACATGTAAATTTGCCGTTGACGCccagacaaaaaataaatag AACTCGAGTAACGGCTGCCGGTGAATGTAGAAGAGCTGCTGCAAAGAAAAAAGTATTAAACAGATTTCCTCAGAACCCGTTAACTATgtgtgatttaatttattataatccaCCAAATAATCG aaagctgaataataatttaaaaaaatttgataaagAACCTATTCAAGCTAAAGAAGAGCCATCTGTTAATATTCTGAACAATTTGAAAAAAGATGTGCAACAAGAAAATATAGACAAGACAAATAGTATGGCAGTTCCGCAAGTTAAATTGGGACCAAATGGAGAAATTGTCATCGATGAGCAGAGCCTG gTAATTGAAACGACAGATACTGTTAAAAGTCGAAcagaaatttcaaaattatcagTAGTGTATGAAAATGGTTATGGTTCGGGCAGTGGATTATATCGCCGTACTTCACGGACTCATGATTGGACCGATGCTGAGACACTTCGTTTCTACAAAGCCTTAAATACTATTGGAACTGACTTCGCTTTAATGCTATGTCTTTTTCCCGGAAGAACAAGAAAAGACTTAAAAGTGAAA ttCAAAAAGGAGGAGCGGCATAACATTGCTTTGGTTGATAGAGCTTTAATGAATCCGTTGAATTTTGATATTAGTGAGTTAGAGGCGGAGCTTAAAAAGGAACAGGAGGATCTTTTAAAGAAGACCAAAgaaacaataaaagaaaaaattcaaacaaaacctAACAACTATCGAAAGTCCA gTGCTGCTTTTCGGACTTTGGAGTGCCCGGAAAAGGCAGCCGATGAGGAGCCGAAGAAAAAGCGGAAAAGGTCGAAAGTCGAGAATGAAAATGCAGTTGGTGAAATTAGAAAAAGTGCAGTACCTGATAAAAATAGTCCACAAAACACCACCACCACAGATGATTGTATGGAAGAATTGCCGCAAAATGTGGAACCTGGCTCTATGGTTATATTAGTTAAGAAAGTTCCGGATAAACCGGGTCGAAATACTCTACAAGCTTATGTCTCGCACGTTAACGGCGATGAAACAGAAATGGTACCTGTCAATTTAGAGATAAACGTTTTGAAATCTATTGCCAAAGAAATGAACATTCTGCGCGAAAATGAAGAGTACGAACTGGCTGTCGATTACCCGGTGATAGAAAATGACAATGGCCATGTGGTATTGAACAACGAAGAAATGCTATCAATCGCTGATAATTCCGAAATGGAAATCGACGATACGATCTTGAACGACTCGTCGATcgataattatattttgacgGGTCAAAAAGTCGAATTACTCTCTAGTGATACGTTGAGTTCGCCGAACATTATGAACTTATCGCAAACGTGA